The DNA sequence aattggagaaagaactggaaacaagagaaaagaaaggtgACAACAGTAACAATGAGAAGATGGAGACAGAGATAGGAAAGACCAATGAAGAGAAGAATGAATTACAAACAAAGCTTGAGGGAAAGGAAGAAGAGATAAGTGctttgaaaaaagaagttgaggagaaagaaaagcaaattgGCAGAATAAACGAAGAGAAGGAGGATATGTTACTGGAAAATGAGGTGTtgcaaattgagaaagcctCACTGATTAAAAGAGTGAAGCAATTGGAGGGCATAGTAATGGCACTAACTGAGAAGTATGAGTCGCCAATAGCACGTCCAGGTGATGACAACGACTCAACTCCACCTCCCCCACCACCTAGTTTCCCTCCACCAAAATCAAAGGCCCCTCAGGACAAGCCAACTGACAGCAAGCACtccaaaaacacaaaatctgAAAGTGGAATTCAGGGAACTCAATCACAACCTAGCGACTCCACGGCAAGCGGATCTGCAGAACCTCACTCTACCGACAGAGGACATCAGTCACCACTTGAATGCCTTGCCCAAGTAGCTGCACAAGTTGATTCACCAACCTCCCCTGATGTTAAATTGAGAATGACACAAGATGCTTGCACACCAAATACTGCTTGGGTTAATGCATTGTTTGTGTTTCCACCTCCTGACGCTTTACAAACTCCACCTCCAAGAAAAGTCCAGTTGGAAGATATGGAAGCAGAGCCACACAAGTATCAGATCATTGTATCACCAGAAGTTCAGCCTGTTTTTGACGTTGAACCAATCAATTGCTGTCCTCATACGCAACAGATGATAAGAGCTGAGTTCACCAAGCCAATATTAGATGACATATCAGGGCAGGACTCAGAATCTATTGGCCTCTATTGTTATGTGGTTAGAACAAAGAGAAAGGAGACAGTCCAAAAAAAACATCATATTTCCTGGTGGGATGAAGTGAAAGAGCAAAGGTAGAGGGTGAAAATGACCAGAATCAAAgcattgaaaaggaaaaaaggacaGACAGCTGAACAGCAGCCAGAGCAGGAAGTCATACATGATTTGATGATTGAAGTGGATGAcgacgaagaaacagaaaaaagcaAAATTGAAGTCATAGATTGGAAAAAGCTACAACTGTACAACCTACTTGACATGCCAAATAAAAGCAAATTAGAGAAGTACTGGAACAAGGCAGAACAAAGGTAAAATTTCTTGTTACAGCACACCACCTAGTGTCTTCAATTGCAATGTAGCTGGCatagtcactggccaagtcactgtccagatcattttcaattgccatgtagctggcctagtaactggtcaagtcactgtccagatcattttcaattgccatgtagctggcctagtaactggtcaagtcactgtccagatcATTTTCAATTGCCATGTacctggccaagtcactggtcaagtaactgtccAGATCAGTTTCAATTGACATGTAAATGGcctagtcactggccaagtcactgtccagatcATGGCAATTGAGATGTAGCTAGCCTagtcactggtcaagtcactgtccagatcATGGCAATTGAGATGTAGCTGGCCTagtcactggtcaagtcactgtccagatcattttcaatttccatgtagctggccaagtcactgtccagattATTGGCAAGTGAAAAGTAACTGGCTAAGTCACTAGACTAACACCGTTCTTTGTTATGCAGCGTATTATTCTGGGAGGGAAAAGAGCCTGGAAGCGAAATCACAAGGGCAGATGTCAAAATGTTCATAACCAATCAATCAATAGAAAACAACTGGATTGATTGCTATGGGGAAATATTGAAGGAAGAAATTCAAAACGAAAGTTCACAAAATTTGGGAAGATCTGCTTTTATGCATACCATGTGTTGGGTAAGTATGACGAGCAATTTCTATTAAAATTGAATGCttatctctcattctttgtttatttataaCTCGTTCTATgtatttctttcttcctttttttaaatAGTTTTCGACAATACATTTAACTGTGAGAAACCTCCATCGATACTTGTGTGAGCCGCTGTTCCAAAACATGGGAAAATGCAGCATGCTTTTCTTCCCAATTACCCATAATGAAGAATTTCACCACACACTACTGGTCTTTGACAAGGAAATACCGCAATGGCTGCATTTTGATTCAATGAAACCAAGAAGAGCAGGAACAGGGCAGTGCTTTAAAAGCATAAAAAAATTGGTATGAAACTTCTTACTCACCATGTATCTGAGCATGTAACTATGACTCACTAATCTGTTAAAAAACACAGGTTGAAATGGTCGAGCTGTGGATGAGAGCAGTAAAAGATCAAGCAGACGATATGCTGCAGCAAGGCTGCCGAATGAAATTTGACAAGAGTCAAAGCACTCACACAAAATTAAAGATGGTTGAAAGTATTTTGAGCGATGATGAGATAAAAACAATAAGGTGGATAAAGGAAAATTATGACGGTGGAAGGATACCCTTGAACCATGCCAGAATCTGCCCCCAACAAGACGAAGGATCGTAAGTCTatattcaaaaattttaaatgaTAACTTTACTGTTACTAAGTTGGTCAAAATCATTAACATGAAACTTTTTAATTGACAACAGATTAGATTGCGGAGCTTTTGTAATGTATTACATCGACAAAATGGCAAAAGAGGAGAAGATGCCAAACAAAGTCACCAAAGCTCAGATGATGAAATTCAaagctcaaatattcaaaaatttGCTGAACATAAGCAGAGCTGGAACTCAGCAAATTAAGAATTTTAGATATTTGTTTGTTTACTTGAGAAATTCAGAAATTTGTTGTTTAGTTCAGACTATGAATTTGTATGGATTTGTTTAGTTCAGACTATGAATTTGTATGGATCTTTTTATTAAAGATTAATGCATCTTCTCAATTCATAGGACAAGTCACTGACTTGGCCAGTGtcaaagtaactggccaagtaactgtccATGTAAATGcggaatgtatatggctaagtcactggccaagtcactgtctatgtatatggcgaagtcactggcatatgaagtcactggccaagtcactgtctatGTATATGACGAAGTCACTGTCCATGCATATggcgaagtcactggccatgtgaagtcactgaccaagtcactgtccatctttatggccaagtcactgtccatctttatggccaagtcactgtccatgtaaatgaggaagtcactggccaatgaGTTGGGCAagtgaagtcactggccaagtcattggCAATGGGATTGTTAAATAACCAACATCACAAACTATGTTACTTACACTTCACtgacaatgtatgtaactgaacATGTAACTAATCATGTAGCTGAATATGTAACTGgacaaaaaacattaaaactctAAGTCACTACATCAAAGTTGGTGTAGATACTTCATTTTTTAATTGTCATTAATATttgcagcgtgccgctgcaccgcaaaaatcaaaaaaaaaatttacagctaatttttttattttgcagcgtgccgctgcaccgcAACGGCAGCGTTCCGCTGCCACTAACCAAATCTATAAGCAGTGATCCAACTACAAGTCATTGAACAAGAAACTGCCAAAATAACTAAAAACTAATGTCAATGGACAAGTCAATCTAAATCTAAAGAAAATGGTTATGTCACTGTACATGTAACTATTAAAAAACTGTAGGACACAGAATACTGAAGAATttataaaagaagaaagcagaTACACTGTCTCATAgtcaaaaaaaattgcaatgagTAAGCAATTCTTatcatttattgaaaaaaatgaaaaatcaaaacaaaacttcAATCTGTATTGGAGTCACTTGCTATGTCACTTGCCATGTCACTGTTAAAGCCATGTAAGCATAATAGAACCTATATCGGAGCTGTACAACTCTTTCTGTTGTGACCATCACATTTTCCGCACCTACCACACTTGATCACCCTGGTTTGTTCGCTCCTTTTTCTGAACCTCTTCTTTCTAGGCCTTCCCGGTGGTCTTCTAGTCAAAGGAGGCTGCAATATCACCGCATCTCTACCAAAATCATGCACTTGCTTCGAAATAGAGGGAAGAGGATTAATTGGGAAAGAATAAGTTTCTCGATATTTCTCCACCTTGTACAGCTCATTGACATACAAATACGGGGAAGAACCATGTTGTTGGATCACTACAAGGGCATGGGAACATGGGAAGCCATACAGTTGCCATTCTCCACACGAACAAAAGTGAGTTTCCAAATTTACCATGCTATTGTACTTCTGGCAATGAACTTCATACACATAGGTATCAGACCTGCTCACTCTCCAATGCCTTCCGACTTCCAAATTCTCCTTCAGCTTCTTTTCAATCACCGGGCACAACTCAGAGAACCATTCTTGAGCATCTTGCTTCCGAGCAGCAATTGAAGCCATGGACTTCACTCTAATCCCATCATTAATATCAAGAATAGGAAGACTCTTCAAAGGCAACAcccaattattgaaagactcagCCAAGTTATTTGTCATTTCACCAAATCTTTCGTCGTTAAAGTACGCCATACACCAGTTCTCCTTCGGAAGATCCTCCAGAAATTGAGCAACTATGTCACCACCTTCACTCCTCAAGATTTCCATATTGAACTCATACATCTCCGTTGTGCGAGAATAAGCACAACACATAAACAAGTAAGGAATCCGATCCTTAAGGTAAGAACCAGCTGGAAATTTGTCAGAAAGGTTAGCCATCAGATGTCTAAAACAAAACCCATGTGGATTATTGGGAAACACACTAGGGAAAGCACTAACAAGCCCAACATGACAATCAGAAATGAACGTCACCCTCCTCATAGGGTGTTTTGCAAACTCTTCAGCCAAAACCTCAAGAAAAAATCTCCAATTACTCTCATTTTCAGAATCGACAATAGCATAAGCAACTGGATACAAGCctgaacacaaaaacaaaatgatgtcACTGTCATGTAACTGttaatgtcactgaccatgtcgctGACATAACTGCATATTacttgacagtgacatggccagagACATGTCATTCAAAATCACATAACATTTAAGTCACTGGGCATGTAACTGTCAATGAACATGTAACTGACAATGTCAGtagcaagaaaaataaaaaactagaaataATGAAGGAGATTCAACCTTGATTGGCATCCTTTGCCGATGCAGCAATAATCTGCCCCTTGTACTTGTTGGTAATGAATGTAGTATCAATGAAAAGAATAGGTCTACAAAATTGGAAACCCTTCATGCATGCACCATAGGTCACAAACATACGCTGAAACATGTGTGTTTCTCGATGAAACTCAACCACTATCCTAGAGTCGGGGTTTGACTTCATAACAGACTCACTGAACCAAAATAGCTGAGAATAAGACTCAGCTTCATCACCATGCAGGGCTGTTTTTGCCAACTCTGTA is a window from the Rosa chinensis cultivar Old Blush chromosome 2, RchiOBHm-V2, whole genome shotgun sequence genome containing:
- the LOC112185177 gene encoding uncharacterized protein LOC112185177; the encoded protein is MANLSDKFPAGSYLKDRIPYLFMCCAYSRTTEMYEFNMEILRSEGGDIVAQFLEDLPKENWCMAYFNDERFGEMTNNLAESFNNWVLPLKSLPILDINDGIRVKSMASIAARKQDAQEWFSELCPVIEKKLKENLEVGRHWRVSRSDTYVYEVHCQKYNSMVNLETHFCSCGEWQLYGFPCSHALVVIQQHGSSPYLYVNELYKVEKYRETYSFPINPLPSISKQVHDFGRDAVILQPPLTRRPPGRPRKKRFRKRSEQTRVIKCGRCGKCDGHNRKSCTAPI